One window of the Camelina sativa cultivar DH55 chromosome 1, Cs, whole genome shotgun sequence genome contains the following:
- the LOC104703470 gene encoding receptor-like protein kinase ANXUR1 has protein sequence MNGKTRVLFFLLPLTLLLISPTRCNGQDFALGCGASEASTDPDKKKWEPDTKFLKTGNSVHATATYQDPSLLSTVPYMTARIFTAPATYEIPVKGDQRHLLRLHFYPSTYTGLNISNSYFAVAANDVVLLSNFSAEITCQALTQAYLVKEYSLAPTAKDVLSITFTPSDKHKDTFAFINGIEVIQMPELFDTAVLVGFADQTVDAKTSNLQSMFRLNVGGQDIPGSQDSGGLTRTWYNDAPYIFSAGLGVTLQASTNFRINYQKMPVSVAPADVYKTARSQGPNGDINLKSNLTWMFQIDKNFTYIFRLHFCEFQLSKINQKAFNIYINNRTAQADTTPADIIGWTGEKGVPTYKDYAIYVDGNNGGEEITLQMTPSTFGQPEYYDSQLNGLEIFKMDTMKNLAGPNPQPSPMQAEAEVKKEFKSGKTTAFIIGSAGGVAAVLLCALCFTVYQKKRRYQGGDSHTSSWLPIYGNSTTSGTKSTISGKSNNGSHLSNLAAGLCRRFSLPEIKHGTQNFDDSNVIGVGGFGKVYKGVIDGTTKVAIKRSNPNSEQGLNEFETEIELLSRLRHKHLVSLIGYCDDGGEMCLIYDYMALGTLREHLYNTKKPQLTWKRRLEIAIGAARGLHYLHTGAKYTIIHRDVKTTNILVDENWVAKVSDFGLSKTGPNMNGGHVTTVVKGSFGYLDPEYFRRQQLTEKSDVYSFGVVLFEVLCARPALNPNLPKEQVSLGDWAMNCKRRGTLDDIIDPNLKGKINSECLKKFADTAEKCLSDSGLERPTMGDVLWNLEFALQLQETADGTRRTPNRGGSSEDVGGGGGMAAVNVAGRDDVSDDLSSEDSSGIFSQIVNPKGR, from the coding sequence ATGAACGGGAAAACTCGagttctctttttcctcttgcCTCTCACGCTTCTCCTGATATCTCCAACTAGATGTAACGGTCAGGATTTCGCGCTGGGCTGCGGGGCATCAGAAGCTTCGACTGACCCAGACAAGAAAAAATGGGAACCAGATACAAAGTTTCTAAAGACAGGAAACTCAGTTCACGCAACAGCTACATATCAAGACCCTTCACTTCTCTCAACAGTTCCTTATATGACAGCCAGAATCTTTACAGCTCCAGCAACTTATGAAATCCCGGTTAAAGGAGACCAAAGACATTTGCTCCGGTTACATTTCTACCCATCAACGTACACCGGTCTCAACATTTCAAACTCGTATTTTGCTGTGGCTGCTAACGATGTTGTCCTGTTGAGCAATTTCAGCGCTGAGATTACGTGTCAAGCTTTGACACAAGCTTATCTGGTTAAAGAATATTCTCTTGCACCCACCGCGAAAGATGTTTTGAGCATCACGTTTACCCCATCAGACAAGCATAAAGACACATTCGCCTTTATAAACGGTATCGAGGTGATTCAAATGCCAGAACTGTTTGATACGGCGGTTCTTGTTGGTTTCGCAGATCAGACAGTTGATGCCAAGACATCAAATCTTCAGTCAATGTTTAGGCTTAATGTTGGTGGTCAAGACATCCCTGGAAGCCAAGACTCTGGTGGGTTAACAAGAACTTGGTACAACGATGCACCTTACATCTTTAGTGCGGGTCTTGGTGTTACACTTCAAGCAAGCACCAATTTTAGGATCAATTACCAGAAAATGCCGGTGTCTGTAGCTCCAGCTGATGTATACAAAACAGCAAGATCTCAAGGCCCGAACGGAGATATCAACCTCAAATCCAATCTTACATGGATGTTCCAGATTGATAAAAACTTCACTTACATCTTTAGACTTCATTTCTGTGAATTCCAGCTTTCCAAGATCAACCAAAAAGCTTTCAACATTTACATCAATAACAGAACAGCGCAAGCAGATACCACTCCTGCAGATATAATAGGATGGACTGGAGAAAAAGGAGTCCCTACTTACAAAGACTATGCAATATATGTTGATGGTAACAACGGAGGTGAAGAGATTACACTTCAGATGACTCCATCAACGTTTGGTCAACCGGAATATTACGATTCACAGCTTAACGGGTTAGAGATTTTCAAGATGGACACCATGAAAAATCTTGCGGGTCCAAACCCACAGCCGTCGCCTATGCAAGCTGAGGCAGAGgttaaaaaagaattcaaaagcGGAAAGACAACTGCTTTCATCATTGGCTCGGCAGGAGGAGTTGCAGCGGTTTTACTTTGTGCTTTGTGTTTCACGGTATACCAAAAGAAACGGAGATATCAAGGAGGCGATTCTCACACATCAAGCTGGCTTCCTATATATGGAAACTCTACCACATCAGGAACCAAATCAACCATCTCAGGGAAGAGCAACAATGGAAGTCACTTATCCAATCTCGCAGCAGGTTTATGCCGTAGATTCTCCTTGCCTGAAATCAAACACGGAACTCAAAACTTTGATGATTCCAACGTCATTGGAGTTGGAGGTTTTGGTAAAGTCTACAAAGGAGTTATAGACGGCACAACAAAAGTGGCAATCAAAAGATCAAACCCAAACTCAGAACAAGGACTCAACGAGTTCGAGACAGAAATAGAACTTCTCTCAAGACTAAGACACAAACACTTAGTCTCCTTGATAGGATACTGCGACGATGGAGGAGAAATGTGTCTAATATATGATTACATGGCACTTGGAACACTTCGTGAACATCTATACAACACAAAGAAACCACAGTTAACTTGGAAACGAAGGCTAGAGATAGCAATTGGAGCAGCTAGAGGATTACATTACCTTCACACAGGAGCAAAGTACACGATCATACACAGAGACGTGAAAACAACTAACATCCTTGTAGATGAGAACTGGGTGGCTAAAGTTTCAGACTTTGGGTTATCAAAAACAGGACCTAACATGAACGGAGGACATGTAACAACCGTCGTCAAAGGGAGTTTTGGATATTTAGATCCTGAATATTTCAGAAGACAGCAACTGACCGAGAAGTCAGATGTTTACTCATTCGGAGTTGTTCTGTTTGAAGTCTTGTGCGCAAGACCAGCGCTGAACCCAAATCTGCCAAAGGAACAAGTGAGTCTCGGAGATTGGGCAATGAACTGCAAACGTAGAGGAACATTAGATGATATAATCGATCCGAATCTGAAAGGGAAGATCAATTCGGAGTGTTTGAAGAAATTTGCAGACACGGCGGAGAAGTGTCTCTCAGACAGTGGGTTAGAACGGCCGACGATGGGAGATGTTTTGTGGAATCTTGAATTCGCACTTCAGCTTCAAGAAACTGCCGACGGGACTCGTCGGACTCCGAATCGTGGAGGAAGCTCCGAGGATGTCGGCGGTGGAGGAGGCATGGCGGCGGTTAACGTTGCCGGCAGAGACGACGTGAGTGATGATCTTTCTTCGGAAGATAGCAGTGGAATCTTCTCTCAGATTGTAAATCCTAAAGGGCGATAA